In Buchananella sp. 14KM1171, the genomic stretch CCGATCACCACGCTGATCTTCCGCAACTACTACGAGTCGGTTCCGACCGAGCTGATTGAGGCGGCTCGCGTGGACGGCGCCGGCATGCTGCGCACCTACTTCAGTGTGGTGCTGCCGATCTCCATCCCGTCCTTCGTGGTGGTGCTGATCTGGCAGTTCACGAGCGCGTGGAACGACTTCCTCTTCGCGTTGTTCTTCAGCTCGTCCAGCAACGGCCCGGTCACCCTGGCGTTGAACAACTTGGCGCGCGCCTCCATCCTGGCGGACTACGGTGCGTCCATGGCTGGCGCGGTCATCACCTCTCTGCCGACGTTGATTGTCTACATCCTGTTGGGCAAGTACTTCGTGGGTGGTCTGATGTCCGGTTCGGTGAAGGGCTAGCCCCTCCCCCGCCGGTCTTTGAGCGGCCGACGTTCCTCCTGCTCGCTGCGAGGGACGTCGGCCGCTTCGTTTGCCCGCGCCCCGGTGGCGGACGAAAGAGCGCGGCACGGCTGGGCGGCGCGGGGCGTGCGGGCGTCAGGTACGCGGCGAGGTCGCGGGGGCGGCGGGCGGCCGACGTCGGCCACGAAAAGGCCGCCCCACCGGGCGTAAAACCCGGCGGGGCGGCTGACAAACGGGCGGCTAGGCGAAGACCACGGTGCGGTTGCCGTTGAGCAGCACGCGGGACTCGCAGTGCCACTTCACGGCCTGGGCCAGCACCCGGCGCTCGACGTCCTGGCCGATGGAAACGAGCTCGGCCACAGAGTCGGCGTGGGTCACGCGGGCGACGTCCTGCTCGATGATCGGGCCCTCGTCGAGGTCGGCGGTGACGTAGTGGGCGGTGGCGCCGATGATCTTCACGCCCCGGTCGTGGGCCTGCGCGTAGGGGCGGGCGCCCTTGAAGGACGGCAGGAAGGAGTGGTGGATGTTGATGACGTTGCCGGCCAGCTCCTCGCAGACGCGGTCGGACAGCACCTGCATGTAGCGGGCCAGCACCACCAGCTGCGCGTCCAGTTCCTTCACCAGGGCAAGCAGCTGGTCCTCGGCGGCGGCCTTCGTCTCCTTGCTCACCGGGATGTGGTGGAAGGGCACGCCGTAGAACTCGGCGATCGGGGCCAGGTCGGTGTGGTTGCCGATCACCGCCACCGGGTCGATGTCCAGGCCCTGCGAGCGGTGCCGGAACAACAGGTCGGTCAGGCAGTGCCCCTCCTTGGACACCATGAGGATCGTACGAACCGGCTGGCCCTGGGCCACCAGCTTGTAGTCCATGCCGAAGCGCTCCACCAGGCCCAGCATGCCGGCGTCAATGGCCTCCCGGGAGGTGTTCTCGATCTCCACGCGCATGAAGAAACGGCCCGTGTCCGGGTCGCCGAACTGCTGCGACTGCACGATGTTGCCGCCGTAGCCGGCGATCAGGCCCGTGACGGCGTGAACGATGCCGGGGCCATCGGGGCAAGAGAGCGTGAGAACAAGGGTGGGGTGGGAAACGGTCATGGCAAAAGCCTATCCTCGCCCGGGCAGGCAAGGACACCGTGCCCCGCCATCTGGAAAGATATTCCCCATGGACATGCAGACAGCTCCCCTCACCGTCAGCGACGCCGGCGAGGTGCTCACCCTCCGCCGGGCAGCCTACGTCTCCCAAGCCCAGCACACCGGGGACCCCTACATCCCCGAGCTCATGGAGAGCCTGGCCGACGTCCAGGCGGACTTCACCCGCCCCGGCGTGGTGGTGATCGGCGCCCGCGACGCCGGCCGACTCATTGGCACCATCAAGGTGGAGGTCGACGGCGCGCGCGCCACCCTGTCTCGCTTCGCCGTCGCGCCGGACCGGCGCGGCGAGGGCATCGGGCAGCAGCTGCTGCTCTCGATTGTCCCCCACGTCTCCTCCGGCGTCTCCGAGGTTGCCATCGAGACCGGCAGCGGCGCCGTGGCCGCCGGCGAGCTGGTCAGCGACCGGGGCAGCCTGGGCAGCCTGGCCCGCGCGTTCATCGCCCGCATCCAGCCCCACCTGGAGGCGGGCTCCGAGAAGACTGACTGACGGCGTTTCGCTGTAGCGGCTGGGCGGCCTTCGCGTTGGCGGGGGCCGCCCAGCCGCTCTTTTGCGCCCGCGCACACGGGCAGGGGCGGGGCAAGACCTTGCGGCCTTGCCCCGCCCCTTCGGGTCGGAACGCTGCAGCTGTTACTTCAGCAGCAGACGCACCTGGTTGTGCACCCGGGCGCTCACCGAGCGCTCCAGGCCCAGGATGGTGACGGAGACGTTCTTGTTCTTCAGGGTCTCCGCGGTCTCCTTGGGCAGCTCGGTGGCATTGGTCAGGAGCAGCACCGCATTGCGGTTGCCCGCCAGACCGCCGGCCGTGAGGGCATCCCACGGGCTGGTGCCGTTGACCAGCAGCACGTGCTCAGCCTTCGGGTTGACCGCCGAGGCCAGCTTGGCCGCCGTGTCGGCGCGGTTGGCGCCCACCACCGGGACCGCGCGCACGCCCGCGTTGGCGAGGGAGTTGGAGGCCTTGCCGCCAACACCGTAGACCTTGAGCGTGGCCGCCTCGATCCGCAGGAAGTCTGCCGAGGACTTCGGCAGTGCCTTGCCGTTGGAGAGAAGCAGCAGGTTGTGCGTCGAGGCGGCGGCCGCACCGGCGGCCAGGCCGTCGGCGAAGTCCGTGCCGTCCGCGACCAGGACGGAGGTGACGGCGTGGCCGCGCACCATCAGTTCGGTCTGGGCGGTACGGGCCACGTTGCGGGCCGTCTCGAAGCGGTCAGCACCGGCGATGCGCGTCACGCGAATGCCCTCTGCCTCCAGCTGGCTAACCACGCGGCGGGAGACAGAAGCCTCGCCACCCAGCACGTAGGCGTTGCGGGTGCCGGCCTGAACCAGGCCGTCCTTGACGGCCTTGGGCAGGCTGGCCTTGCCGGTCAGCAGCAGCGGGGCCTCCAGGGCGCCCGCCAGCGAACCGGCGGCCAGGGCGTCGGCGTAGACCTCGCCGGAGACGAGGACCACGGTCTCGGCCTTGTCGCCGCTGGCCTTGAGCACCTCGACCGCCGTCTGATATCGGTCCATGCCGCCCAGGCGCGTCACGGTCGGCTTACCGGACGGCTGGCTGGGCGTCTCGGACGGCTGCTGCGTCGGAGTGCTCGACTGAGACGGCTGCTGCGTCGGAGTACTGGACTGAGACGGCTGCTGCGTCGGAGTACTGGACTGAGACGGCTGCTGCGTCGGAGTACTGGACTGAGACGGCTGCTGCGTCGGAGTACTCGACTGAGACGGCTGCTGCGTCGGAGTACTGGACTGAGACGGCTGCTGCGTCGGAGTACTGGACTGAGACGGCTGTTGCGTCGGAGTACTGGACTGAGACGGCTGTTGCGTCGGAGTACTCGACTGAGACGGCTGCTGCGTCGGCGGCGGGGGAACCGCGCCCTCGTACTTCTTCGCGGTGAACTCGGCACCCGTGGTCCACGGACCGGTCCAGGCGTTGAACGCCACGATCATGACGTACTTGGCCTGCGCGCCACCCATGTCCACGGTCTGCACCGCAGTGCCCGGGGCGAGCTGACCGGCCTTCACGAAGGAGAAGTCGTCGTCCGCGTCACCGGTGGTGGAAACGAACACCGCGTAGTCCTTCACGGCACCGTTGTTGCCGTTGGGACGCTGCTGCCAAGTGAACTCGGCCAGGCTGACGGGAGCGTCGGACACCTTGATCTTCACCCAGTGCGGGTGCTCGGTGGTGCCAGCGCCCCACGGCGTGTGCCAGAAGGTGGCCGGGTCGCCGTCCAGCAGGAAGCGGACCGGACCCTCGCGGCCGGTCTGCGGCTGCTGGGAGTCAGCGGTGGCGGTCATGCCGGACTGCGCCAGGGCCTGCTTGGTGGCCGGGCACGCGGCGTCGGTGAAGTTCAGCGCCAGCGAAGTCTGGGCACCGGCGGAAAGCTTGAAGCCGTGCTTGGCCTCCAGGGTCACCGTGACAGGGCCGTTGGCCGGGTAGTAGCCCGGCTCCACCGCGCTGCCGGCCACCTTGTAGGTCAGGCCGGCGACCTCGGGCAGCAGGTAACCATCGGCGCCGTGACCGCACAGGTCGATCGGCTCGACCGGCTCGGGGGTCACCGCCACGCAGTTGGTCAGCGGGAAGGTGAACTCCCAAGACGCGGTGCCGATCAGCTCGTAACCGGCGGTCGCCACGGCGGTAACGGTCTTGTTGAAGCCGTTGGTGGCAACCGTGCCGGTGACCTTGGTGCCGTCGATGCGGTACTCCACACCGGTGACCTCCGGGATGGTGATCGAGTCGGAGTCGGTACCACACAGGTCGGTCTTGGTCGGGGCGAGCGCGCGCACCTCCTGCAGGGCCGGGGTGTCAGAGATCTCGTTGGAGACGGTCACTGTCGTGTTGGCGGTGGCCAGCACCTGACCGCTGACGTTGTCGACCAGATCCACGCGGATCGCCTTCGCGCCCGCCGTGGTGTAGACGTGACGGTAGCTGTCACCGGTGATGGTCTCCACCATGCCGTCGCCCCAGTCCACGCGGATGGCGGCAACCGTGCCGGCAGCCAGCTGCGGGATCGTCTTACCGACGGTCAGGCGCACAGCCTCCTGGCGCTTCGGGTCGGTCTTGGACGGGGTGGCGGTGACGGCGAACGCACCCACGGCCGGGGCGTCGTTCTGGGTGAACGCGATAGCACCGGTGGTGTTACCGACGGCGCGCAGCACCACGTTGTCCGGGCCGTGGCCGGTCTCCTTGGCGGTGACGGCCACAGCGATCTCGTTCTTGCCCTTCATGTTCAAGAAACCGGACGGAATCGTGAACGAGGTCTGCGGGCCGATGTCGCCCACGTAGACGCCCGTGTTCCAGCCGTTGACGAACAGGAGCACCTGGGACTTGTCGTTGCGGTTCATGCCCTGGAAGCGGCGCGACTGCACCTCGAGGCGGAAGGCAACGTCCTGGCCGGCCGGAACGTCGAGGTCGAAGCTGGAGCGGTACCAGGCAACACCCGGCTTGCTCGCGTTCATCGTTGCGGCGGGCTTCCAGTCGCTGGTCGGGTAACCGGGCAGGTACCAACCGGCGCGCTCACCGTACAGACCACCAACGTTGTACAGGCCGCGGGCCACGTCAACCGGGACGGTGTGCTGGGCGCCCTGGATCTTCCAGGTCACCGCAGAGGAGGTGCCGTTGGAGACGGCGACGTCGGCAAGACCACGGCTCTGGCGGGACAGGCCGTCGTCAGACCAGTCCAGGTTCTGGCCCATGTTGTGGACCAGGATGGAGATGGTGGCCTCCTCGCCGGCGGTGACCGCACCGTCCGGGATGCGCACCTGGCGGTCGCGGCCGTCGGCGTTCACCGAACCGGCGTACTGGCCGTTGACCCACACCAGGGCGAAGGCCGGGGCGCGGCCGTGGCCGGGCTGGCCGGTGGAGCCGTTGGCGTTCACCGTGATCGTGCCGGTGGCGTTGTTGGGGGTGTACTTACCCCGGTACCAGACGTCACCCTCGAACTGGTGGTAGGCGTTGGAGCTCATCACCTTGCGGGAGTTGGCGCCGGGGGTCTGCCAGCGGTTGACGGTGGTCGTCTTGTCCACCGCGCGCCAGGAGGCGTCGTCGAAGTCCGCAGCGGCCTCCGGGGTCTCCTCAGCCTTCACCCACTGCAGCGTGGGGGCGGTGAACTCCACCGGGGCGGCGGCGCGGCCGGTGGCCACTCCGTTCGCCACCTGCAGCGGCTCGCCGTTCCAGGTCGCTGCGGTAACGCCCTGGGGAAGCACCACGTGCATGTCCTGGGCCTTGTCCGCCGAACCCCAGATGGCGGCGTTCGCGCCGTCGAACTTCACCGAGCGGGCTAGGTAGGCACCCTCCAGGTAGATCGGCTTGTTGGTGGTGCCGGAGACACCGTGCAGCAGCCAGGCGTCGGCGGCGGTCTCGCG encodes the following:
- a CDS encoding GNAT family N-acetyltransferase — protein: MDMQTAPLTVSDAGEVLTLRRAAYVSQAQHTGDPYIPELMESLADVQADFTRPGVVVIGARDAGRLIGTIKVEVDGARATLSRFAVAPDRRGEGIGQQLLLSIVPHVSSGVSEVAIETGSGAVAAGELVSDRGSLGSLARAFIARIQPHLEAGSEKTD
- the purU gene encoding formyltetrahydrofolate deformylase, producing the protein MTVSHPTLVLTLSCPDGPGIVHAVTGLIAGYGGNIVQSQQFGDPDTGRFFMRVEIENTSREAIDAGMLGLVERFGMDYKLVAQGQPVRTILMVSKEGHCLTDLLFRHRSQGLDIDPVAVIGNHTDLAPIAEFYGVPFHHIPVSKETKAAAEDQLLALVKELDAQLVVLARYMQVLSDRVCEELAGNVINIHHSFLPSFKGARPYAQAHDRGVKIIGATAHYVTADLDEGPIIEQDVARVTHADSVAELVSIGQDVERRVLAQAVKWHCESRVLLNGNRTVVFA
- a CDS encoding beta-galactosidase yields the protein MASVAQAAVPMPAAEVPETADSQAGDKITFPGNDGKSHRVTWDKQSFYVDGERLHVWSGELHHWRLPSPEHWRDVFQKLRASGFNAVSLYFFHGLHQSEENGPYDFTGIKDIDKLLTIAEEEGLYVIVRPGPYVNAEISMGGLPAYMSNYTQSSLRSVENLDKAKEWLGEFNKIAKRHQITDGGGSIILYQAENELYSDVAWRGNFLRELTRFIKSDGITVPVFHNDWGMGGRFADVANYGTDFYAFDWYPAGFNCGNPRGGFADRENDFRRMAPNSPMFITEAQGGAFTPWGAAFNTDQCAVYTDGGFTREYGVVNLGNGVTAFNYYMIIGGTNWGWTGSPSSGFTSYDYGAALNEDRIITPKLGVQKELGYWQNAVPQYASMDPVTAPRVAVESGRSVKAYERVATDKSSSATGEGTHLLAFRHAQANTEQTTSFTTKLHLSAGQAQDTGTVIPANDSRVAYTGTVTDAAGGVKVLSSNGATATLQFTGSGIEVTANPAVGGGSATVTIDSVAAGNLNTNVPTLQNAEPVTVRKSFGASGTHTVVVRSTGTAPVNLASFRVFGADAPAPTQTVKETINDNSNRITYSNNWEHANNLTWTQGDIDKDEHFSKTVGAYYEFTFTGTGIEIIAPFSVNHGYADVFIDEVKVGRTEEEVTTEASAQQVVFSKKDLENKEHKLKVVVTGERFAGSSDHYVSVDALRVYEGEPSAPAPTPADAIAWDRIPQKAGTFLTLNGRDAVLVTADLKLGEHKLYYSTSQLFVNQDMGDQQLLVLVGKDGQAGEVVLAYDAEPTVSGTVDKDWNATRKELRLNFNHGTAPQEFKVTAANGKPLVIRVIDRETAADAWLLHGVSGTTNKPIYLEGAYLARSVKFDGANAAIWGSADKAQDMHVVLPQGVTAATWNGEPLQVANGVATGRAAAPVEFTAPTLQWVKAEETPEAAADFDDASWRAVDKTTTVNRWQTPGANSRKVMSSNAYHQFEGDVWYRGKYTPNNATGTITVNANGSTGQPGHGRAPAFALVWVNGQYAGSVNADGRDRQVRIPDGAVTAGEEATISILVHNMGQNLDWSDDGLSRQSRGLADVAVSNGTSSAVTWKIQGAQHTVPVDVARGLYNVGGLYGERAGWYLPGYPTSDWKPAATMNASKPGVAWYRSSFDLDVPAGQDVAFRLEVQSRRFQGMNRNDKSQVLLFVNGWNTGVYVGDIGPQTSFTIPSGFLNMKGKNEIAVAVTAKETGHGPDNVVLRAVGNTTGAIAFTQNDAPAVGAFAVTATPSKTDPKRQEAVRLTVGKTIPQLAAGTVAAIRVDWGDGMVETITGDSYRHVYTTAGAKAIRVDLVDNVSGQVLATANTTVTVSNEISDTPALQEVRALAPTKTDLCGTDSDSITIPEVTGVEYRIDGTKVTGTVATNGFNKTVTAVATAGYELIGTASWEFTFPLTNCVAVTPEPVEPIDLCGHGADGYLLPEVAGLTYKVAGSAVEPGYYPANGPVTVTLEAKHGFKLSAGAQTSLALNFTDAACPATKQALAQSGMTATADSQQPQTGREGPVRFLLDGDPATFWHTPWGAGTTEHPHWVKIKVSDAPVSLAEFTWQQRPNGNNGAVKDYAVFVSTTGDADDDFSFVKAGQLAPGTAVQTVDMGGAQAKYVMIVAFNAWTGPWTTGAEFTAKKYEGAVPPPPTQQPSQSSTPTQQPSQSSTPTQQPSQSSTPTQQPSQSSTPTQQPSQSSTPTQQPSQSSTPTQQPSQSSTPTQQPSQSSTPTQQPSQSSTPTQQPSETPSQPSGKPTVTRLGGMDRYQTAVEVLKASGDKAETVVLVSGEVYADALAAGSLAGALEAPLLLTGKASLPKAVKDGLVQAGTRNAYVLGGEASVSRRVVSQLEAEGIRVTRIAGADRFETARNVARTAQTELMVRGHAVTSVLVADGTDFADGLAAGAAAASTHNLLLLSNGKALPKSSADFLRIEAATLKVYGVGGKASNSLANAGVRAVPVVGANRADTAAKLASAVNPKAEHVLLVNGTSPWDALTAGGLAGNRNAVLLLTNATELPKETAETLKNKNVSVTILGLERSVSARVHNQVRLLLK